The following are encoded together in the Adhaeribacter arboris genome:
- a CDS encoding M4 family metallopeptidase: MGKFQQQHRHSIFCILPPYILRAIAQNGNDQQRSVALQALSDDMTFRNLRTGTRVTAGLRRKRPSAFLVAGEKQRTIFSANQTQTLPGVIVRAEGSKPSGDLAADEAYDGLGVTYDFFWEQFKRNSIDDEGMPLNGTVHFGVDYANAFWDGQRMVFGDGDNELFNRFTLSLDVIAHELTHGVTEDEAQLLYSGQSGALNESVSDVFGSLVKQYTLKQTAKEADWLIGAELFTDKVKGSKGKPAAIRSMKDPGTAYDDPVLGKDPQPKHMKDFVTTFEDNGGVHINSGIPNHAFYLVATAIGGNAWEKSGRIWYETLLDTRLKPNATFQRFAELTIENAKRFKAEAAVTKAWDQVGISSVV; encoded by the coding sequence ATGGGGAAGTTTCAACAACAACATCGGCATTCTATTTTCTGTATTTTACCGCCTTACATTTTACGAGCTATTGCCCAAAACGGGAACGATCAGCAGCGCTCCGTAGCCTTACAAGCTTTGAGCGATGATATGACCTTTCGTAATCTTCGTACGGGCACCCGAGTAACAGCGGGTTTACGCCGGAAAAGACCTTCGGCTTTTTTAGTAGCCGGCGAAAAACAGCGAACTATTTTTTCGGCAAATCAAACACAAACCTTACCGGGAGTTATTGTACGGGCGGAAGGCAGTAAGCCTTCCGGTGATCTGGCCGCCGACGAAGCTTACGATGGTTTAGGCGTTACCTACGATTTTTTCTGGGAACAATTTAAGCGTAATTCCATTGATGATGAAGGCATGCCCTTGAACGGAACAGTTCATTTCGGAGTAGATTACGCGAATGCTTTCTGGGATGGGCAACGCATGGTTTTCGGTGACGGCGATAACGAATTATTTAACCGGTTTACGCTTTCTCTGGATGTAATTGCGCACGAACTAACCCATGGCGTTACTGAAGACGAAGCCCAGCTTTTATATTCCGGACAATCGGGGGCTTTAAACGAGTCGGTATCCGATGTATTTGGCTCCTTGGTAAAACAATACACCCTGAAACAAACCGCCAAAGAAGCCGATTGGTTAATAGGCGCGGAATTATTCACTGACAAAGTAAAAGGCAGCAAGGGTAAGCCCGCGGCAATCCGGTCGATGAAAGATCCGGGTACGGCTTACGATGATCCGGTTTTGGGCAAAGATCCGCAGCCCAAGCACATGAAAGATTTTGTAACCACTTTCGAGGATAATGGCGGGGTACACATTAATTCGGGAATCCCTAATCACGCTTTTTACCTGGTGGCCACCGCCATTGGGGGCAACGCCTGGGAAAAATCCGGCCGAATTTGGTACGAAACCTTACTTGATACCCGCTTAAAACCTAATGCTACTTTCCAACGGTTCGCGGAATTAACCATCGAGAACGCCAAACGCTTTAAAGCCGAAGCTGCCGTAACTAAAGCCTGGGACCAAGTGGGCATTTCTTCCGTGGTGTAA
- a CDS encoding outer membrane beta-barrel family protein: MKEVFKLLLLTIGIIIIGRPPVIAQTTNQLTGSLKDEKGIAIGYATVAVVQVANKAVITGGISEADGIFKIKAPVAGQYLLRISAIGYTLPETPFELSNGAPAKDFGVLVLKEDTKILKEVKIQALRPTITNHPDKMVVSVEGTALSSGNTAYEVLLKSPGVFVDQDGNIQLNGKSGVRIMIDGKLTYLSGKELQTLLQGMAAENLKDLELITNPSAKYDAEGTAGIININLKKNTLSGINGSIYGGYQYNNWHAYSMGGNLNAKKGKWNSFVNADFARRIFIRDAHLYREFNTPESSTQFKQTAKEKGIRQAPSMRLGTDYDLNEKHSIGVMANIYYQDMNTNFHSDLSEFHPLAQDNKRVFTNNLVQGKFANGTINAHYLGKLDTLGTTLAADLDFVRIYAHDEATYANQFNYLNEPRPDSLVDLANDNPSSFNIYSAKVDYTKPFTKKTKIEVGAKASHVVSDNDLRFIQVVDQQEIKDYTRSNQFIYQENIYAAYANISTSLGEKWKVQGGLRAEKTISEGKSITKDSVNSRNYLNLFPSVFLMQQVNKNYKVTYNYSRRINRPYYGNLNPFVFYIDPYTSAQGNPYLRPQYTHSFQVTQSLKDTYSLSIGYAVTQDFMAEVPVQNNQNNTMVFQQRNGDQFKDINAALVAPIKITPKWDMNNNITVGYQSYALAIPEQGPLIRNEQFFLYGQSSNNIQLPQDWRLEVNLDYRGPRVYAAYQIKQSWAVDAGLKRSFLDKKLEVSANVTDIFRTRRFTGAANVNGNVNEIDQYFAQRSLRLNLRYNFNKGEKFEAKKRNTNLEELNRAGGN, encoded by the coding sequence ATGAAAGAAGTATTCAAACTGTTATTACTAACAATAGGAATAATAATTATTGGCCGTCCACCGGTAATAGCGCAAACTACTAACCAGCTAACCGGCTCTTTAAAAGATGAAAAGGGCATTGCTATCGGTTACGCGACAGTAGCTGTGGTGCAAGTAGCTAATAAGGCAGTAATTACGGGTGGAATTTCGGAAGCGGACGGCATCTTTAAAATTAAAGCTCCTGTAGCCGGACAATATTTATTACGAATAAGCGCCATAGGGTACACGCTCCCCGAAACGCCTTTTGAACTTTCCAACGGGGCTCCCGCCAAAGACTTTGGTGTACTTGTTTTGAAAGAAGATACAAAAATTTTAAAAGAAGTAAAGATCCAAGCGTTACGGCCTACCATTACGAATCACCCGGATAAAATGGTAGTAAGCGTAGAAGGAACTGCTCTTTCTTCGGGCAACACGGCCTACGAAGTATTGTTAAAATCCCCGGGCGTATTTGTGGACCAGGACGGCAACATTCAGTTAAATGGCAAATCTGGGGTCCGGATAATGATTGACGGAAAACTAACGTATTTATCGGGGAAAGAGCTGCAAACCCTGTTGCAAGGCATGGCCGCGGAAAACTTAAAAGACTTGGAATTGATTACTAATCCATCGGCCAAGTACGATGCCGAAGGTACGGCCGGAATTATCAACATAAATTTAAAAAAGAATACCTTGAGCGGCATAAACGGCAGTATTTACGGGGGATATCAATACAATAATTGGCACGCTTACTCCATGGGGGGTAACCTGAACGCGAAAAAAGGCAAATGGAACTCGTTTGTAAATGCCGATTTTGCCCGTCGCATCTTTATCCGGGATGCCCATCTGTACCGGGAATTTAATACCCCTGAAAGTAGCACTCAATTTAAACAAACCGCTAAAGAAAAAGGCATTCGGCAGGCACCTTCTATGCGCCTGGGTACCGATTACGACTTAAATGAAAAACACAGCATCGGCGTGATGGCAAACATTTATTACCAGGATATGAATACCAATTTCCACTCCGATTTGAGCGAGTTCCATCCGCTGGCGCAGGATAATAAGCGGGTATTCACGAATAATTTGGTTCAGGGCAAGTTTGCAAACGGCACGATTAACGCGCATTATCTCGGCAAATTAGATACCTTGGGCACCACCTTAGCCGCCGATTTAGATTTCGTCCGGATATACGCCCACGACGAAGCTACTTACGCGAACCAATTTAACTATTTAAATGAGCCCCGGCCGGATAGCCTCGTAGATTTAGCCAACGATAATCCCAGTAGTTTTAACATTTATTCCGCTAAAGTAGATTATACCAAACCTTTTACTAAAAAAACCAAAATAGAAGTTGGAGCAAAGGCCAGCCACGTAGTATCTGATAATGATTTACGCTTTATCCAAGTGGTTGACCAGCAAGAAATAAAAGATTATACCCGGAGTAACCAATTCATTTATCAGGAAAATATTTACGCGGCCTACGCCAATATTAGCACCAGTTTAGGCGAAAAGTGGAAAGTACAAGGTGGTTTACGCGCCGAAAAAACAATTTCCGAAGGTAAATCCATTACAAAAGACTCCGTAAACAGCCGCAATTACCTCAATTTGTTCCCGAGCGTATTTCTGATGCAGCAGGTAAATAAAAATTACAAAGTAACGTATAATTACAGTCGCCGCATTAACCGGCCTTACTACGGCAATCTAAACCCCTTTGTGTTTTATATCGATCCTTATACATCGGCTCAAGGCAACCCGTATTTACGGCCCCAGTATACGCACTCGTTTCAGGTTACACAATCGTTAAAAGACACCTACTCGCTTAGCATTGGCTACGCGGTTACGCAAGATTTTATGGCCGAAGTACCCGTACAAAACAATCAAAACAATACCATGGTATTTCAGCAACGCAACGGTGACCAGTTTAAAGATATAAATGCAGCTTTGGTAGCTCCCATTAAAATTACGCCCAAGTGGGATATGAATAATAACATAACCGTAGGCTATCAGAGTTACGCACTGGCCATTCCAGAACAAGGCCCCCTTATCCGGAACGAACAGTTTTTCTTATATGGGCAGTCCTCGAATAATATTCAGTTGCCCCAGGATTGGCGCTTAGAAGTAAACTTAGATTACCGCGGTCCCCGGGTTTATGCGGCATACCAAATTAAACAAAGCTGGGCCGTAGATGCCGGTTTAAAACGGTCTTTCCTGGATAAAAAATTAGAAGTATCTGCCAACGTAACCGATATTTTCCGGACCCGCCGTTTTACCGGAGCAGCCAATGTAAACGGTAATGTAAACGAGATTGACCAGTATTTTGCGCAACGCAGCCTGCGCCTGAACCTTCGTTATAATTTTAACAAAGGTGAAAAGTTTGAAGCCAAAAAACGTAATACCAACCTGGAAGAATTAAACCGAGCCGGTGGAAATTAA
- a CDS encoding GAF domain-containing protein — protein MTALPNNPTHLLEIEENLRVQELNKYNILDTPEEEKFDHLVTLASFICGTPISLISLITHNRQWFKAKMGIKETETPRELSFCQYVIQSDDILEIPDTLGDIRFYSNPYVTGNPKIRFYAGAPLVTSNGYRLGTLCVIDTEPRELSEAQKMALATLSEQVVAHLELRRKQQEVEQEKQQLKVVNQKLDALMTFVNKQLPESIHDLQKAAEQLSSNVSINNCLESESVRLVKENISHLQDILAKIKKD, from the coding sequence ATGACGGCACTCCCCAACAACCCTACCCACTTATTGGAAATTGAAGAAAACTTACGAGTACAAGAGTTAAATAAGTATAATATCCTGGATACCCCGGAAGAAGAAAAGTTTGATCATCTAGTAACTTTAGCTTCTTTTATATGTGGTACTCCTATTTCGCTGATTAGCCTGATCACGCATAACCGGCAATGGTTTAAGGCCAAAATGGGAATTAAAGAAACCGAAACTCCCCGTGAACTATCCTTTTGCCAATACGTTATTCAAAGCGACGATATCCTGGAAATACCCGATACCTTAGGCGATATCCGGTTTTATAGTAACCCGTATGTTACCGGCAATCCAAAAATTCGCTTTTATGCGGGGGCTCCCTTAGTTACCAGTAATGGGTATAGATTAGGCACTTTGTGCGTTATCGACACCGAACCCCGCGAATTATCCGAAGCTCAGAAAATGGCTCTGGCAACTTTATCGGAGCAGGTAGTGGCTCATTTAGAATTAAGACGCAAACAGCAAGAAGTGGAGCAAGAAAAACAACAGCTAAAGGTGGTTAATCAAAAGCTGGATGCGTTAATGACTTTTGTAAATAAACAGTTACCGGAATCGATTCACGACCTGCAAAAAGCAGCGGAGCAACTCTCCTCAAATGTTTCTATTAATAACTGCTTAGAGTCGGAGAGTGTAAGGTTAGTAAAAGAGAATATCTCTCATCTCCAGGATATATTAGCTAAAATTAAGAAAGATTAA
- a CDS encoding NADH:flavin oxidoreductase/NADH oxidase, translating to MNHLFSPLQIKSLSFKNRIVVSPMCQYSSVDGFANDWHLVHLGSRAVGGAALVMAEATAVNPEGRITPHDLGIWKEEHIKFLQRITSFIHQQGAVPGIQLAHAGRKASKSSPWTGNKHLLPAEGGWENVMAPSPVPINPETPAPVELTLDQIRKVIADFKAAASRALTAGFKVMEIHGAHGYLLHEFVSPLTNQRTDKYGGSFENRTRLMREVVQAVQEVWPADLPLFVRLSTTDWVPDENSWKLEDSVELSRQLKALKVDLIDCSSGGNVPVQQIKPGPGYQTPFSQAIREQTGILTGAVGLITSSWQADHIIRTGQADMIFMAREFLRDPYFGLTASSELHQPITWPVQYERAKPR from the coding sequence ATGAATCATTTATTTAGTCCGCTCCAGATAAAATCACTTTCTTTTAAAAACCGGATCGTGGTATCTCCCATGTGCCAATATTCCAGCGTGGATGGATTTGCCAACGATTGGCATTTGGTACATTTAGGAAGCCGGGCGGTGGGCGGTGCCGCCTTAGTAATGGCCGAAGCCACCGCGGTTAACCCGGAAGGACGCATAACTCCGCATGATCTCGGAATTTGGAAAGAAGAACACATTAAATTTCTGCAGCGCATTACTTCCTTTATCCACCAACAGGGAGCAGTACCCGGTATTCAGTTAGCGCACGCTGGCCGGAAAGCGAGTAAAAGTTCTCCCTGGACGGGCAATAAACACTTACTACCGGCCGAAGGTGGTTGGGAAAACGTAATGGCACCCAGTCCGGTACCGATAAATCCGGAAACTCCGGCGCCGGTGGAACTTACTTTAGACCAGATTCGGAAAGTTATCGCAGATTTTAAGGCCGCCGCCAGCCGGGCTTTAACGGCCGGTTTTAAAGTAATGGAAATTCACGGGGCGCACGGTTATTTATTGCACGAATTTGTTTCGCCGCTGACCAACCAACGCACCGATAAATACGGCGGCTCCTTCGAGAATCGAACCCGGCTTATGCGGGAAGTAGTACAAGCGGTGCAAGAAGTCTGGCCCGCCGATTTGCCGTTGTTTGTGCGGCTTTCCACTACCGATTGGGTACCCGACGAGAACTCCTGGAAACTGGAAGATTCCGTAGAACTGTCCCGGCAATTAAAAGCTTTAAAAGTTGATTTAATTGATTGTTCCTCGGGCGGCAATGTGCCGGTGCAGCAAATAAAACCTGGCCCGGGTTATCAAACGCCCTTCTCCCAGGCTATTCGGGAACAAACGGGAATTTTGACCGGCGCGGTAGGTTTAATTACTTCCTCCTGGCAAGCCGATCATATTATCCGAACGGGTCAGGCCGATATGATTTTTATGGCGCGGGAATTCTTACGCGATCCTTATTTTGGTTTAACGGCTTCTTCAGAATTACATCAGCCAATAACCTGGCCGGTACAATACGAACGTGCCAAACCCCGCTAA
- a CDS encoding endonuclease V, with translation MAYYNHPPVDSELIKSLTARQNELQKQVVLQKPDFTLKVIAGCDSSFIGENILSVFVLLSYPDLEILEKVWHYGTIELPYVPGFLAFREAPNLLEAYKKLTQKPDLIMVDGHGISHPRRMGIASHLGVHLQKPTMGLAKEILVGKFEMPGPEQGSISPVLHRNEHIANAIRTKEKVKPVFASPGHLLDLETATKIALATTRKHKLPEPTRLADHYAEVFKAQVR, from the coding sequence ATGGCTTACTACAACCATCCACCCGTTGATTCGGAATTAATTAAATCGTTAACTGCTCGCCAGAACGAATTACAAAAGCAGGTCGTGCTGCAAAAGCCAGACTTTACTTTAAAAGTTATTGCGGGCTGCGATTCCTCTTTTATAGGGGAAAATATTTTGTCGGTTTTTGTATTATTGAGTTATCCAGACCTGGAAATTTTAGAAAAAGTGTGGCATTACGGAACAATAGAATTGCCGTATGTGCCAGGTTTTTTAGCTTTCCGGGAAGCACCTAACTTACTCGAAGCTTACAAAAAGCTAACGCAAAAACCTGATTTAATTATGGTAGATGGACACGGTATTTCGCACCCGCGGCGAATGGGTATTGCCAGCCATTTGGGTGTTCATCTACAAAAGCCAACTATGGGTTTAGCTAAAGAAATTTTAGTAGGTAAGTTCGAGATGCCCGGTCCGGAGCAAGGTTCCATAAGTCCAGTCCTGCACCGGAACGAGCACATTGCTAATGCCATCCGGACCAAGGAAAAAGTAAAACCAGTTTTTGCCTCTCCGGGCCATTTACTCGATCTGGAAACGGCTACAAAAATTGCCCTGGCAACCACCCGAAAACATAAACTTCCGGAACCTACCCGCCTCGCCGACCATTACGCCGAAGTATTTAAAGCGCAGGTTCGGTAA
- a CDS encoding CopD family protein, whose protein sequence is MTYLYVKSLHIIFVVTWFAGLFYIVRLFIYFAEAAEKLEPEKTILQNQLKLMQKRLWYGITWPSAILTLIFGSWMLYLYGSLPNWLVVKLGFVLGLFLYHLSCHKIFKQHQSGLVKQSSTQLRIWNEVATLFLVSIVFLVVVKNSLRFLWGVAGLVLFAVILMLAIRIYKKIRTR, encoded by the coding sequence GTGACTTATTTATACGTTAAATCGCTGCACATCATTTTTGTGGTTACCTGGTTCGCCGGTTTGTTTTACATTGTGCGTTTGTTTATTTATTTCGCCGAAGCTGCTGAAAAACTTGAACCGGAAAAAACTATTCTGCAAAACCAATTAAAGCTCATGCAAAAGCGGCTTTGGTACGGTATTACTTGGCCCTCGGCAATTCTCACTCTTATTTTTGGTTCTTGGATGCTTTACTTATACGGGAGTCTGCCCAACTGGCTAGTGGTAAAATTAGGCTTTGTGCTAGGCTTATTTCTGTACCATTTAAGCTGCCATAAGATATTTAAACAACACCAAAGCGGCCTGGTAAAACAAAGCTCCACCCAGCTCCGCATTTGGAACGAAGTAGCCACTCTTTTCCTGGTAAGTATTGTATTTTTGGTAGTAGTAAAAAACAGCCTTCGCTTTTTGTGGGGCGTGGCCGGATTAGTTCTTTTTGCTGTTATTCTGATGTTGGCTATTCGCATTTACAAAAAAATCCGGACGAGGTAA
- a CDS encoding NADP-dependent isocitrate dehydrogenase, whose product MTTKTAKIVYTITDEAPALATYSFLPIVQAFTKAADIAIETRDISLAGRILATFPDNLTEEQKQNDDLAYLGDLAKTPEANIIKLPNISASVPQLTAAIQELQSQGYHIPDYPAEAQTDAEKEIKSRYAKILGSAVNPVLREGNSDRRVADPVKQYAKKHPHSMGSWSPDTKSHVAHMDGGDFYGSEQSVTLEQAGEVKIEFAGTNGATTTLKENVKLKEGEVIDASVMSKKALRDFFEKQIADAKAQGVLLSLHLKATMMKVSDPIMFGHAVSIFFKDLFEKHAVAFEQIGVDPNNGFGDVLAKIQSLPEEQRTQIEADIKAVYQAQPQLAMVDSAKGITNLNVPNDVIIDASMPAAIRTSGKMWGPDGQLHDTKYMIPDRSYAGIYQEVIDFCKKNGAFDPSTMGTVPNIGLMAQKAEEYGSHDKTFQIAESGTVRVVDASGNTLMEHKVEEGDIWRMCQTKDLPIQDWVKLAVTRAKITNTPAIFWLDKNRPHDANLIKKVERYLQDHDTAGLEVKIMTPVEAMRYTCERAKAGQDTISVTGNVLRDYLTDLFPILELGTSAKMLSIVPLLDGGGLFETGAGGSAPKHVQQFTEENYLRWDSLGEFLALGVSLEDLAYKTNNAKAQVLAEALNQANGKFLENDKSPARKVGGIDNRGSHFYLALYWAQAMAEQTKDQELQAKFSSLAKELTENEAKIVEEQIAAQGKPVDLGGYYHPDAEKVEEAMRPSATLNATLTNF is encoded by the coding sequence ATGACAACAAAAACAGCGAAGATTGTTTACACCATAACGGATGAAGCCCCGGCTTTAGCAACTTATTCTTTTTTGCCCATTGTACAAGCTTTTACAAAAGCTGCCGACATTGCTATTGAAACCAGGGACATTTCGCTTGCTGGCCGCATTCTGGCCACTTTCCCGGATAATTTAACGGAAGAACAAAAACAAAACGACGACTTGGCTTATTTAGGCGATTTAGCGAAAACCCCCGAAGCCAACATTATCAAACTGCCCAATATCAGCGCTTCCGTTCCGCAGTTAACGGCCGCCATTCAAGAATTACAATCACAAGGCTACCATATACCTGACTACCCGGCTGAAGCGCAAACGGATGCCGAAAAAGAAATAAAAAGCCGGTATGCTAAAATCTTGGGTAGTGCCGTAAATCCGGTTTTAAGAGAGGGTAACTCTGACCGCCGCGTGGCTGATCCCGTAAAACAATACGCTAAAAAACACCCACATTCGATGGGTTCCTGGTCCCCGGACACCAAATCGCATGTAGCGCACATGGACGGTGGTGATTTTTACGGCAGCGAGCAATCGGTAACTCTGGAGCAGGCCGGTGAAGTAAAGATTGAATTTGCGGGAACAAACGGGGCAACTACTACCCTTAAAGAAAATGTAAAGCTGAAAGAAGGCGAAGTAATTGATGCTTCGGTTATGAGCAAGAAAGCGCTCCGCGATTTTTTTGAAAAACAAATTGCCGATGCTAAAGCGCAAGGGGTACTTTTGTCTTTGCACCTGAAAGCTACCATGATGAAAGTATCGGACCCGATTATGTTTGGGCACGCGGTTTCCATTTTCTTTAAAGATTTATTCGAGAAACACGCCGTCGCTTTTGAGCAAATTGGGGTTGATCCGAATAATGGTTTTGGTGATGTTTTAGCTAAAATCCAAAGTTTACCTGAGGAACAAAGAACCCAGATTGAGGCTGATATCAAAGCAGTTTACCAAGCTCAACCGCAATTAGCCATGGTAGATTCGGCTAAAGGAATTACTAATTTAAACGTGCCGAATGATGTAATTATTGATGCTTCCATGCCGGCCGCTATTCGTACTTCCGGTAAAATGTGGGGACCAGATGGCCAATTACACGATACCAAATACATGATTCCGGACCGTAGCTACGCCGGTATTTATCAGGAAGTAATTGATTTCTGTAAAAAGAACGGAGCTTTTGATCCCAGCACCATGGGTACCGTACCGAATATTGGTTTAATGGCCCAGAAAGCCGAAGAATACGGCTCTCACGACAAAACCTTCCAGATTGCGGAAAGTGGTACGGTTCGGGTGGTGGATGCTTCGGGTAATACTTTAATGGAACATAAGGTAGAAGAAGGCGATATCTGGAGAATGTGCCAAACCAAAGATTTACCGATTCAGGATTGGGTGAAACTAGCCGTAACCCGGGCCAAAATTACCAACACCCCAGCCATATTCTGGTTAGATAAAAACCGGCCCCATGACGCCAACCTGATTAAAAAAGTAGAGCGTTACTTGCAGGATCACGATACGGCCGGTTTAGAAGTTAAAATTATGACGCCGGTAGAGGCCATGCGTTATACCTGCGAGCGGGCCAAAGCGGGTCAGGATACCATTTCGGTAACAGGTAATGTGCTGCGCGACTACTTAACCGATTTATTTCCGATTCTGGAACTGGGCACCAGTGCTAAAATGCTGTCGATTGTACCGCTTTTAGATGGAGGCGGATTGTTCGAAACGGGCGCCGGGGGATCGGCCCCGAAACACGTGCAGCAGTTTACGGAAGAAAATTACTTGAGATGGGATTCTTTAGGGGAGTTTTTAGCTTTGGGTGTTTCTTTGGAAGACCTGGCCTATAAAACGAATAATGCCAAAGCGCAGGTATTAGCCGAAGCTCTGAACCAGGCGAATGGCAAATTTCTGGAAAACGATAAATCACCGGCGCGTAAAGTTGGGGGAATAGATAACCGGGGCAGTCATTTTTACCTGGCTTTATACTGGGCCCAAGCCATGGCCGAACAAACCAAAGACCAGGAATTGCAAGCTAAATTCTCGTCTTTGGCTAAAGAACTAACCGAAAACGAAGCTAAAATTGTAGAAGAGCAGATTGCCGCGCAAGGTAAACCAGTTGATTTAGGCGGCTACTACCATCCGGATGCAGAAAAAGTAGAAGAAGCCATGCGCCCTAGTGCTACTTTAAATGCCACATTAACTAATTTTTAA
- a CDS encoding mannose-1-phosphate guanylyltransferase, with amino-acid sequence MQSTYVIIMAGGIGTRFWPFSRVSNPKQFHDVLGVGESMLQTTVKRFEEICPPENIFIVTNADYRGLVKQQISFLRDDQILCEPIGRNTAPAIAYATYKIKQLNYKANIVVAPADHVILNQVAFVNTIKYALDEAAKSDILITLGITPSRPDTNYGYIQYLEDGNELKKVKTFTEKPNLEIAKVFLESGDFVWNAGIFIWNVQSIMRAFHEFLPEITEIFDEGIPVFNTPEENAFINRAYSHCRNISIDYGIMEKASNVYMLPSNFGWSDLGTWNSLYAIGDKDSQGNVIDGEVMLYDTTNCIVKTPQERLVVVDGLHDFIIAEYDNVLMICPKKDEQRVKDFLADAKNKKGQNFI; translated from the coding sequence ATGCAGTCGACCTATGTTATTATAATGGCTGGTGGAATTGGAACCCGATTCTGGCCATTCAGCCGAGTAAGTAATCCAAAGCAATTTCATGATGTGTTAGGGGTGGGTGAATCCATGCTGCAGACCACAGTTAAACGATTTGAAGAAATTTGTCCGCCGGAAAATATTTTTATTGTTACTAACGCCGACTACCGCGGGTTGGTGAAACAACAAATTTCTTTTTTAAGAGACGACCAGATTTTGTGCGAACCAATTGGCCGTAATACCGCTCCGGCCATTGCTTACGCCACCTATAAAATAAAACAACTTAACTACAAGGCGAATATTGTAGTGGCTCCCGCCGACCACGTTATTTTAAACCAAGTAGCCTTTGTAAACACCATTAAGTATGCTTTAGACGAAGCAGCAAAATCGGATATTCTGATTACCTTAGGCATAACCCCTAGCCGGCCCGATACCAATTACGGTTATATTCAATACCTGGAAGACGGGAATGAATTGAAAAAAGTAAAAACCTTTACCGAAAAGCCTAACCTGGAAATTGCGAAGGTTTTTCTGGAAAGTGGGGATTTTGTGTGGAATGCCGGCATTTTTATCTGGAACGTGCAAAGCATTATGCGGGCTTTCCACGAATTTTTACCGGAAATAACCGAAATCTTCGATGAAGGTATTCCGGTGTTTAATACCCCGGAAGAAAATGCTTTTATCAACCGGGCTTATTCGCATTGCCGCAATATTTCGATTGACTACGGCATTATGGAAAAAGCAAGTAACGTGTACATGCTCCCCAGTAATTTTGGCTGGTCGGATTTAGGCACCTGGAACTCGCTGTACGCCATTGGCGATAAGGACTCGCAGGGTAATGTAATTGACGGGGAAGTAATGCTCTACGATACGACCAATTGCATTGTTAAAACCCCTCAGGAACGCCTGGTAGTAGTAGATGGTTTACACGATTTTATTATTGCCGAATACGATAACGTACTCATGATTTGTCCGAAGAAAGATGAGCAACGGGTAAAAGATTTTCTGGCCGATGCCAAGAATAAAAAAGGGCAGAATTTTATTTAA
- a CDS encoding KpsF/GutQ family sugar-phosphate isomerase: MNIVKNIKLIAKKVLDDEANAIQSLKKLVNSDFENCVNAILNIKGRVVVTGIGKSANIAAKIVATLNSTGTPALFMHAADAIHGDLGMIQRDDFVICLSKSGNTPEIKVLTPLLKRKEVKIAALVGNINSYLAQNADFVLNATVEKEACPHNLAPTSSTTAALALGDALAVCLLEVRNFGTRDFAELHPGGSLGKQLYLKVCDIYQQHAVPQVSENASLKEIIIQISSKRLGATAVLAPETNNLTGIITDGDLRRMLTNYESLQNIKAVDIMTRNPLTIDEEEYATAALALMQKKNITQLIVTKSSIFAGFIHLHDLLKEGLV; encoded by the coding sequence TTGAATATAGTTAAAAATATTAAACTTATCGCAAAAAAAGTCTTAGACGACGAGGCAAATGCTATTCAAAGTCTAAAAAAATTGGTAAATTCTGATTTTGAAAATTGCGTTAATGCCATATTAAATATAAAAGGCCGGGTAGTGGTAACCGGAATTGGTAAAAGCGCCAACATCGCGGCCAAAATAGTAGCCACTTTAAATTCAACGGGAACGCCCGCCTTATTTATGCACGCCGCCGATGCTATTCACGGGGACTTAGGTATGATTCAGCGCGATGACTTTGTTATCTGTTTATCTAAAAGCGGGAATACGCCCGAAATTAAAGTACTTACTCCCTTGTTAAAACGCAAAGAAGTAAAAATAGCCGCTTTGGTGGGTAACATCAATTCTTACTTAGCCCAGAATGCCGATTTTGTTTTAAACGCTACGGTCGAAAAAGAAGCTTGCCCGCATAATTTGGCCCCTACTTCCAGTACAACCGCCGCTTTGGCGCTCGGCGATGCGCTGGCCGTGTGCTTGTTGGAAGTACGAAATTTCGGCACCCGCGATTTTGCCGAACTGCATCCGGGCGGCTCGTTGGGCAAGCAATTATATTTAAAAGTATGCGATATTTACCAACAGCACGCAGTACCTCAAGTAAGCGAAAATGCTTCTTTAAAAGAAATTATCATTCAAATTTCGTCGAAGCGTTTAGGAGCTACAGCAGTACTAGCGCCGGAAACCAATAATTTAACCGGCATTATTACCGACGGCGATTTACGGCGCATGCTCACCAATTATGAATCGTTGCAAAACATTAAGGCAGTGGATATTATGACCCGTAACCCATTAACTATCGACGAAGAGGAATACGCCACGGCGGCCTTGGCCTTGATGCAGAAAAAAAACATTACGCAGCTAATTGTCACAAAATCCAGTATTTTTGCTGGATTCATTCACTTACACGACCTCTTGAAAGAAGGTTTAGTTTAA